Proteins found in one Labrus bergylta chromosome 8, fLabBer1.1, whole genome shotgun sequence genomic segment:
- the psmc4 gene encoding 26S proteasome regulatory subunit 6B isoform X3, with protein MPAVLTSRPQTGLSFLAPEPEDLEDLYSRYKKLQQELEFLEVQEEYIKDEQKNLKKEFLHAQEEVKRIQSIPLVIGQFLEAVDQNTAIVGSTTGSNYYVRILSTIDRELLKPNASVALHKHSNALVDVLPPEADSSIMMLTSDQKPDVMYADIGGMDIQKQEVREAVELPLTHFELYKQIGIDPPRGVLMYGPPGCGKTMLAKAVAHHTTAAFIRVVGSEFVQKYLGEGPRMVRDVFRLAKENAPAIIFIDEIDAIATKRFDAQTGADREVQRILLELLNQMDGFDQNVNVKVIMATNRADTLDPALLRPGRLDRKIEFPLPDRRQKRLIFSTITSKMNLSEEVDLEDYVARPDKISGADINSICQEAGMLAVRENRYIVLAKDFEKAYKTVIKKDEQEHEFYK; from the exons ATGCCGGCAGTACTGACATCCAGACCCCAGACAGGCCTGTCCTTCCTGGCCCCAGAACCAGAAGATCTTGAGGACCTCTACAGCAGATACAAG aagctgcagcaggagctggagTTCCTGGAGGTGCAGGAGGAGTACATCAAAGATGAACAGAAAAATCTAAAGAAGGAGTTCCTCCATGCccaggaggaggtgaagaggataCAGAGCATACCTCTGGTCATTGGCCAGTTCTTGGAAGCTGTTGATCAGAACACAGCCATTGTTGGCTCTACTACAG GATCCAACTACTATGTGCGCATCTTAAGCACCATCGACAGAGAGCTGCTGAAGCCCAATGCCTCAGTGGCTTTGCACAAGCACAGCAACGCCCTGGTGGATGTTCTCCCTCCTGAAGCTGACAGCAGCATCATGATGCTGACTTCTG ACCAAAAGCCTGATGTGATGTACGCAGACATCGGTGGTATGGACATTCAGAAGCAGGAGGTCCGAGAAGCTGTCGAGCTGCCACTCACCCACTTTGAACTCTACAAACAG ATTGGCATTGACCCACCCAGGGGTGTCCTTATGTATGGACCTCCAGGTTGTGGTAAGACCATGTTGGCCAAGGCAGTGGCACACCACACTACAG CGGCGTTCATCCGTGTGGTGGGCTCTGAGTTTGTCCAGAAGTATTTGGGTGAGGGTCCTCGTATGGTGCGCGACGTCTTCAGGCTGGCAAAGGAAAATGCCCCGGCCATCATCTTCATCGATGAGATTGACGCCATTGCCACGAAGCGTTTTGATGCTCAGACCGGAG ctgATAGAGAGGTGCAGAGAATTTTACTTGAGCTGCTCAATCAAATGGACGGCTTTGACCAGAACGTAAATGTCAAG GTTATCATGGCCACCAACAGAGCTGACACTTTGGACCCAGCTCTGCTGCGTCCTGGTCGTCTGGACAGAAAGATTGAGTTCCCCCTGCCCGACCGCAGGCAGAAGCGTCTAATTTTCTCCACCATCACCAGTAAAATGAATCTCTCCGAGGAGGTCGACCTGGAGGACT ATGTGGCAAGACCAGACAAAATCTCTGGAGCTGACATCAACTCCATCTGCCAGGAG GCTGGCATGTTGGCTGTGCGTGAGAACAGGTATATCGTCCTGGCTAAAGACTTCGAAAAAGCTTACAAGACAGTCATCAAAAAGGACGAGCAGGAGCACGAGTTCTACAAGTAG
- the psmc4 gene encoding 26S proteasome regulatory subunit 6B isoform X1: MEDIVAVEKIPEDMPAVLTSRPQTGLSFLAPEPEDLEDLYSRYKKLQQELEFLEVQEEYIKDEQKNLKKEFLHAQEEVKRIQSIPLVIGQFLEAVDQNTAIVGSTTGSNYYVRILSTIDRELLKPNASVALHKHSNALVDVLPPEADSSIMMLTSDQKPDVMYADIGGMDIQKQEVREAVELPLTHFELYKQIGIDPPRGVLMYGPPGCGKTMLAKAVAHHTTAAFIRVVGSEFVQKYLGEGPRMVRDVFRLAKENAPAIIFIDEIDAIATKRFDAQTGADREVQRILLELLNQMDGFDQNVNVKVIMATNRADTLDPALLRPGRLDRKIEFPLPDRRQKRLIFSTITSKMNLSEEVDLEDYVARPDKISGADINSICQEAGMLAVRENRYIVLAKDFEKAYKTVIKKDEQEHEFYK, translated from the exons ATGGAGGATATCGTCGCTGTTGAAAAGATCCCG GAAGACATGCCGGCAGTACTGACATCCAGACCCCAGACAGGCCTGTCCTTCCTGGCCCCAGAACCAGAAGATCTTGAGGACCTCTACAGCAGATACAAG aagctgcagcaggagctggagTTCCTGGAGGTGCAGGAGGAGTACATCAAAGATGAACAGAAAAATCTAAAGAAGGAGTTCCTCCATGCccaggaggaggtgaagaggataCAGAGCATACCTCTGGTCATTGGCCAGTTCTTGGAAGCTGTTGATCAGAACACAGCCATTGTTGGCTCTACTACAG GATCCAACTACTATGTGCGCATCTTAAGCACCATCGACAGAGAGCTGCTGAAGCCCAATGCCTCAGTGGCTTTGCACAAGCACAGCAACGCCCTGGTGGATGTTCTCCCTCCTGAAGCTGACAGCAGCATCATGATGCTGACTTCTG ACCAAAAGCCTGATGTGATGTACGCAGACATCGGTGGTATGGACATTCAGAAGCAGGAGGTCCGAGAAGCTGTCGAGCTGCCACTCACCCACTTTGAACTCTACAAACAG ATTGGCATTGACCCACCCAGGGGTGTCCTTATGTATGGACCTCCAGGTTGTGGTAAGACCATGTTGGCCAAGGCAGTGGCACACCACACTACAG CGGCGTTCATCCGTGTGGTGGGCTCTGAGTTTGTCCAGAAGTATTTGGGTGAGGGTCCTCGTATGGTGCGCGACGTCTTCAGGCTGGCAAAGGAAAATGCCCCGGCCATCATCTTCATCGATGAGATTGACGCCATTGCCACGAAGCGTTTTGATGCTCAGACCGGAG ctgATAGAGAGGTGCAGAGAATTTTACTTGAGCTGCTCAATCAAATGGACGGCTTTGACCAGAACGTAAATGTCAAG GTTATCATGGCCACCAACAGAGCTGACACTTTGGACCCAGCTCTGCTGCGTCCTGGTCGTCTGGACAGAAAGATTGAGTTCCCCCTGCCCGACCGCAGGCAGAAGCGTCTAATTTTCTCCACCATCACCAGTAAAATGAATCTCTCCGAGGAGGTCGACCTGGAGGACT ATGTGGCAAGACCAGACAAAATCTCTGGAGCTGACATCAACTCCATCTGCCAGGAG GCTGGCATGTTGGCTGTGCGTGAGAACAGGTATATCGTCCTGGCTAAAGACTTCGAAAAAGCTTACAAGACAGTCATCAAAAAGGACGAGCAGGAGCACGAGTTCTACAAGTAG
- the psmc4 gene encoding 26S proteasome regulatory subunit 6B isoform X2 — translation MRICSEDMPAVLTSRPQTGLSFLAPEPEDLEDLYSRYKKLQQELEFLEVQEEYIKDEQKNLKKEFLHAQEEVKRIQSIPLVIGQFLEAVDQNTAIVGSTTGSNYYVRILSTIDRELLKPNASVALHKHSNALVDVLPPEADSSIMMLTSDQKPDVMYADIGGMDIQKQEVREAVELPLTHFELYKQIGIDPPRGVLMYGPPGCGKTMLAKAVAHHTTAAFIRVVGSEFVQKYLGEGPRMVRDVFRLAKENAPAIIFIDEIDAIATKRFDAQTGADREVQRILLELLNQMDGFDQNVNVKVIMATNRADTLDPALLRPGRLDRKIEFPLPDRRQKRLIFSTITSKMNLSEEVDLEDYVARPDKISGADINSICQEAGMLAVRENRYIVLAKDFEKAYKTVIKKDEQEHEFYK, via the exons ATGAGAATTTGTTCT GAAGACATGCCGGCAGTACTGACATCCAGACCCCAGACAGGCCTGTCCTTCCTGGCCCCAGAACCAGAAGATCTTGAGGACCTCTACAGCAGATACAAG aagctgcagcaggagctggagTTCCTGGAGGTGCAGGAGGAGTACATCAAAGATGAACAGAAAAATCTAAAGAAGGAGTTCCTCCATGCccaggaggaggtgaagaggataCAGAGCATACCTCTGGTCATTGGCCAGTTCTTGGAAGCTGTTGATCAGAACACAGCCATTGTTGGCTCTACTACAG GATCCAACTACTATGTGCGCATCTTAAGCACCATCGACAGAGAGCTGCTGAAGCCCAATGCCTCAGTGGCTTTGCACAAGCACAGCAACGCCCTGGTGGATGTTCTCCCTCCTGAAGCTGACAGCAGCATCATGATGCTGACTTCTG ACCAAAAGCCTGATGTGATGTACGCAGACATCGGTGGTATGGACATTCAGAAGCAGGAGGTCCGAGAAGCTGTCGAGCTGCCACTCACCCACTTTGAACTCTACAAACAG ATTGGCATTGACCCACCCAGGGGTGTCCTTATGTATGGACCTCCAGGTTGTGGTAAGACCATGTTGGCCAAGGCAGTGGCACACCACACTACAG CGGCGTTCATCCGTGTGGTGGGCTCTGAGTTTGTCCAGAAGTATTTGGGTGAGGGTCCTCGTATGGTGCGCGACGTCTTCAGGCTGGCAAAGGAAAATGCCCCGGCCATCATCTTCATCGATGAGATTGACGCCATTGCCACGAAGCGTTTTGATGCTCAGACCGGAG ctgATAGAGAGGTGCAGAGAATTTTACTTGAGCTGCTCAATCAAATGGACGGCTTTGACCAGAACGTAAATGTCAAG GTTATCATGGCCACCAACAGAGCTGACACTTTGGACCCAGCTCTGCTGCGTCCTGGTCGTCTGGACAGAAAGATTGAGTTCCCCCTGCCCGACCGCAGGCAGAAGCGTCTAATTTTCTCCACCATCACCAGTAAAATGAATCTCTCCGAGGAGGTCGACCTGGAGGACT ATGTGGCAAGACCAGACAAAATCTCTGGAGCTGACATCAACTCCATCTGCCAGGAG GCTGGCATGTTGGCTGTGCGTGAGAACAGGTATATCGTCCTGGCTAAAGACTTCGAAAAAGCTTACAAGACAGTCATCAAAAAGGACGAGCAGGAGCACGAGTTCTACAAGTAG
- the LOC136179765 gene encoding uncharacterized protein, producing the protein MFEVILSETHHSLKLTKWGQTQLMILYLLVSGTCSLVTVLQPPVIMSPLGRAVVLQSNLFLSPDEKMLAQPVLYWDHLKEDSDNGRLWPSSKKYKSRVALMDSNEDSFNKSILLKNVQWDDSGQYLCKLSITTERKKFRELGTPTLLMVYDSMFFNITAHEDPLLCCEVNVTRDPAVVLSIYHEGSKLETGDSAPEEAAAALPYVTLSKSVHVRGGGNYECQLHLNADLITNSSFQYNPSGVEVFPEPWPLYGSLLLVPITVLLGLIIVQKCRS; encoded by the exons ATGTTTGAAGTGATTCTATCTGAGACGCATCACAGCTTAAAACTGACAAAATGGGGACAGACACAACTGATGATTCTCTACCTTCTGGTCTCAG GTACATGCTCCCTGGTCACAGTCCTCCAGCCTCCTGTGATAATGTCTCCCCTCGGACGTGCTGTTGTGCTACAGTCCAACCTCTTTCTATCTCCTGATGAGAAGATGTTGGCCCAACCGGTTCTGTATTGGGACCATTTAAAAGAAGACTCTGACAATGGCAGACTGTGGCCCAGCTCAAAGAAATACAAGAGCCGTGTAGCACTGATGGACAGTAATGAAGACTCCTTCAACAAGTCCATACTGCTCAAGAATGTGCAGTGGGACGACAGCGGGCAGTACTTGTGCAAACTTTCCATCaccacagagaggaaaaagttCAGGGAGCTGGGCACACCAACTTTACTGATGGTTTACG ACAGCATGTTCTTTAACATCACCGCTCATGAAGaccctctgctctgctgtgagGTCAACGTGACCAGGGATCCGGCTGTGGTTTTGTCCATTTATCACGAGGGTTCCAAACTGGAAACTGGTGACTCTGCTccagaagaagctgctgcagctctgccCTACGTCACACTCTCCAAGAGCGTACATGTGAGGGGCGGTGGAAACTATGAGTGTCAGCTGCACCTGAATGCAGATCTGATAACTAATAGCAGCTTCCAATATAATCCATCGG GTGTAGAGGTGTTTCCAGAGCCATGGCCCCTGTATGGTTCTCTCCTCCTGGTGCCCATCACCGTCCTGCTGGGACTCATAATTGTACAGAAGTGCAGAAGCTGA